A single genomic interval of Lucilia cuprina isolate Lc7/37 chromosome 2, ASM2204524v1, whole genome shotgun sequence harbors:
- the LOC124420901 gene encoding uncharacterized protein LOC124420901 gives MIRSPVISPTRSNNINPQVSGNSTNSSSLNVTSNNLNSNAQLEICATSLKLPPFWVDHPEAWFIHVETQFNTKGITRDNTKYVYLIVSLPQDVIVSVIDVIRNPPDENRYLNLKTKLLERHSLSEQRKLDKLLSDSEIGDRKPSEFYRSLIQLAGNNINSDFVKSLWLRKLPRNLNIALVGSNVVNIEDLLKLADNIWEVTNKVELCTLEPKDSVQSNCRLDKTVDNLVKITSAMLDKFTQLSMEIADVKQSFQNSRSRTPFRNRSRSRGRSLNRKWLCRYHYRFGSKARRCEQPCSYETSQQEN, from the coding sequence ATGATTCGGTCCCCGGTTATTTCTCCAACTCGTTCTAATAATATAAATCCGCAAGTTTCCGGTAATAGTACTAATAGTTCATCTTTAAATGTTACatctaataatttaaatagcaATGCACAATTAGAAATTTGTGCTACTTCATTGAAATTACCTCCCTTTTGGGTCGATCACCCAGAAGCGTGGTTCATTCATGTTGAAACTCAATTTAATACTAAGGGTATAACTAGGgataatacaaaatatgtataccTTATTGTATCGCTTCCTCAAGATGTAATAGTATCAGTTATTGATGTTATTCGGAATCCACCGGATGAAAATCGTTATTTAAACCTTAAAACAAAACTTCTTGAACGTCACTCTCTTAGTGAACAAAGGAAGCTCGATAAGTTATTATCAGATTCCGAAATAGGTGATCGTAAACCTTCGGAATTTTACAGATCTTTGATTCAATTAGCCGGGAATAATATAAATTctgattttgttaaaagtttatgGTTGCGAAAATTACCAAGAAATCTTAATATTGCGTTGGTAGGGTCTAATGTTGTCAATATTGAGGATTTGCTTAAATTAGCTGATAATATTTGGGAAGTAACAAATAAGGTAGAATTGTGTACCCTGGAACCCAAAGATTCGGTACAAAGTAATTGCAGGTTAGATAAAACAGTAGataatttggttaaaattaCATCAGCGATGCTAGATAAATTTACCCAACTATCTATGGAAATAGCCGACGTTAAACAATCTTTTCAAAATAGTCGTTCAAGGACACCATTTAGAAATAGGAGTCGTTCTAGGGGACGTTCATTGAATCGTAAATGGCTTTGTCGTTATCATTATCGGTTCGGTAGCAAAGCTAGAAGATGTGAACAACCATGTTCATATGAAACATCACAACAGGAAAACTAA